The proteins below are encoded in one region of Planifilum fimeticola:
- a CDS encoding FadR/GntR family transcriptional regulator: MFQPISDNKALSEKIISQITDAVARGDLKPGDRLPTERDLASQFHVSRTVIRDAVKTLSGRGILNVRHGVGIFVAHPSESELDVASRILQQAALQDLFDIRKLLESEGAAWAAQRRQPHHLERLQSIVADARRHTDRPEALSQRDAQFHMAIAEASRNLVLVKVMIALLDLLEKSRRDSLRIPGRAVASLDQHEEIADAIEKQDPERAKRAMLEHLDAVEQSIRRLYQKP, translated from the coding sequence ATGTTCCAGCCGATTTCGGATAATAAAGCGTTAAGTGAAAAGATCATCTCGCAGATCACAGATGCGGTTGCCCGGGGAGACCTGAAGCCTGGCGACCGTTTGCCGACGGAGCGGGACTTGGCCTCCCAATTTCATGTGAGTCGTACGGTGATCCGCGATGCGGTAAAAACCTTGTCGGGAAGGGGGATCTTGAATGTTAGACACGGGGTGGGCATTTTTGTCGCCCACCCGAGTGAATCAGAACTGGATGTGGCCAGTCGGATCCTTCAGCAGGCCGCGCTGCAGGATTTGTTCGACATCCGGAAGCTGCTGGAATCCGAGGGGGCGGCGTGGGCGGCTCAAAGGAGACAACCGCACCATTTGGAACGGCTGCAAAGTATCGTGGCAGATGCCCGACGGCACACCGATCGACCGGAGGCGCTCAGCCAACGGGACGCCCAGTTTCACATGGCGATTGCCGAGGCTTCCCGAAACCTGGTATTGGTGAAGGTAATGATTGCCCTCTTGGACCTGTTGGAAAAAAGCCGGCGGGACAGCCTCCGGATTCCCGGTCGGGCGGTCGCTTCCCTGGACCAACACGAGGAAATCGCAGACGCCATCGAAAAACAGGATCCCGAACGGGCTAAACGGGCGATGTTGGAACATTTGGATGCCGTCGAACAGTCGATTCGCCGTCTCTACCAAAAGCCTTAG